A segment of the Asinibacterium sp. OR53 genome:
GGTAATCCTTACGATCCGGAAGTGTATTACCAGTTTGTGAAAGCAGTAACCGGTATGGGCGATGCCTGTCGCAAATTCAACACACCTGTTACCGGCGGTAACGTGAGTTTTTATAACCAGAATCCGGAAGGTCCTGTTTATCCTACTCCTACAATTGGCATGGTGGGTATTGTGGATGATTTTGATAACCGCATGACCATGGATTTCAAAGAGGCGGGTGACCTTATCTTGCTGATCGGCGAAGCCAGGAACGATATCGCTTCTTCGGAATACCTGCATAAGATCAAGGGCGTGGAATTTTCACCTGCACCTCATTTCAACCTGGATGAAGAATATAAAGTACAGCAGTTTGTGTCAGCCTCCATCAAACAAAAACTGGTGAAAAGTGCACACGATATCAGCGAAGGCGGATTGGCAATTACTTTGCTCGAGAGTGGATTCAACCGCAACCTCGGTTTCCAGGTAAATGCACAAACCAACCTGCGCAAAGACGCTTATTGGTTTGGAGAAGCACAAAGCAGGGTAGTGGTATCGTGCAGCGAAGCACAGGCGGCCACATTGATGCAACAGGCAGAAGAGGCAGGTATTGTGGTAACCATGCTGGGAACGGTAGGCGGCTCACAGGTAGTAGTGAACGGTGAGAACTGGGGCAGCATCGAAGACTGGAAACTACAATACGATACGGCCATTGAAAAACTGCTGAATTAAATTTCGATGCCAGAACAACCCTATATCATTGTAACAGGTGCGGCCGGCTTCATCGGATCCTGCATGGTGCAATACCTGAACGAATTTGGATTTCATCAACTGGTACTGGTAGATGATTTTGGCATTGAAGCGAAGAGAAAGAACTGGGAGCATAAAAAATACGCGCATATTGTTGAGCGCTACAACCTGATGGACTGGCTCAACGACCACCAGCCGGCTGTTGCCTGCGTGATACACCTCGGCGCGCGTACCGATACTACTGAATTTGATTACAGCATTCACGAAGCGCTCAATGTGCAATATTCCAAAGAGGTATGGCAATACTGCACCGCTTTGAATATCCCGCTCATTTATGCTTCGTCCGCCGCCACTTATGGTGATGGGGCATTGGGTTACAATGATGATCATGCAGTAGTAGCGCAACTGCATCCCTTGAATCCTTATGGTGTTAGTAAAAATGAATTCGATAAATGGGCTTTGGCACAGGAAGAACAGCCGCCTTGTTGGGCTGGCCTCAAGTTTTTTAATGTGTATGGTCCGAATGAATACCACAAAGGCCGCATGGCCAGCGTGATCTGGCATGCGTTCAACCAGATCCAAAAAGAGGGTGTAGTGAAATTGTTCCGCAGCCATAAAGAAGGGTTCAAAGACGGTGAGCAGTTGCGCGATTTTGTGTACGTCAAAGATGTAATAAAAGTGATGGGGTGGATGATGCACGTCATGCTCAATGGAGCCTGGTCAGCTGCGAAAAATGGCCTGTATAACCTGGGAACCGGCAAGGCCCGCAGTTTCAACGACCTGGTGAAAGCCACTTTTGCGGGGCTGGACAAAGCGCCGAATATTGTTTTCATTGACATGCCGGAAGACATTCGCGATAAGTACCAATACTTCACAGAAGCTAATATGCAGAAGCTTCATCATGCGGGTTACACCGATGATTTTTACTCACTCGAAGAGGGCGTAAACGATTATGTGCGCCATTATCTCGCCACAATGCAATATTTTTAACAGGCAATTGCAGTGGTTGGTTGCATTTTTTTCTTTTTAAAGTTGAATTATGAGCAAGAAAATAGCCATCATCGGTGGTGGCAACCTGGGAATGGCCATGGCCGAAGGATTGGTGAATAGTCATTTCATCAAACCGGAACACCTGGTGGTGACCAAAAGAAACATCAGTACCCTCAAATCGCTGGAAACGAAAGGGGTGATGGTGAGTAATGACAACAGTGAAGCTGTACGTTATGCTGAGTGGATCATACTGGCTGTAAAACCGTTTCAGATCAAAGAAGTACTTACGAGTCTGCAACCATTGCTTGATCCTCAAAAACATGTGCTCGTGAGTGTAGTTACCGGTGTGTGGATCAAAGACATCCAGAAAATCGTGGGTGACCGGTTCGCTGTTTTCCGTGCTATGCCTAATACGGCCATTGCCATACAACAGAGCATGACCTGTATCTGCGCGCACCAGGCCAGCGAAGAACAAATACAATATGTATCCGCCCTGTTCGATCAGCTGGGCAGATCGGTCTTCATTGAAGAAAAGTTAATGGATGCCGCCACTGTACTGGGTGCCTGTGGTACTGCTTACGCCATGCGTTATATCCGCGCCAATATCCAGGGCGGCATCGAGATCGGTTTCAGCGCTGCAACGGCTTCATTGATCGCCGCACAAACAGTAAAAGGCGCTGCGGAATTGCTGCTGCAAAAAAATACACACCCCGAACAGGAGATTGATAAGGTAACCACCCCCAAAGGATGCACCATTGCCGGTTTGAATGAAATGGAGCACCAGGGATTCAGCTCTTCCCTCATCAAAGGAATTGTTACGAGCTATAGGAAGATTATAGATGATATGTAGCGCATGGTGAGTATAGTGGATTATCTCAAACCCTGCAGTATTGATATTCCAGTATTAGAAATAAGGGTTGCTGTTATGGAAATAAATAATGCCTCACATATTATTCATGATTATTTTCAAAAGCTCTCTAAACATATTACTCGAATAAAGAAGCGATACGATGAAGAAGATATCCATGCCTTTCGTATAAATGTAAAAAAGCTGAGCGCTTTTTTGAGTATGCTTCAAAGTGGCGTGACAAGCAAAAAGGATTTATTAAAGCTCCCGCATCGCATCAAAAAAATATATTCTTTAATTGGCAAGATTCGAGACCGGCAATTATGTATTGAAAAGATCAAAGAATATAATACGGCCAACCTTAAACTATTTCAAAACCCAATAGCCGAACTGAAAAAAGAGATCAAGCAAATCGAAGGAAAAAGAAAAAGCTTCCTGAAAAGAAAAGAGTTATCTGAAATAGAGCATGAAATAACCCATGTAATACCCCGCAAAGCAGGAAACAGGTTAATACAAACGTTTCTTGCAGAAAAACTGTCTACTATTTTAGCTGTTATTGCTAAGGAGCAATATGCGGATGAAGAGTTGCACATCATTCGAAAGAATATGAAGGGCATGCTGTATATCAAATACCTATATAAAAATGCCAATAAAATTCCTCTCCCCTTTTCATTTTGGGATCAAAATCAATGGAAGAAAGTAGAAGACATATCCAATATACTGGGTATGTTTATAGATAGAGGCGTTGCGCTCAATTTATTAGAAACAACTGCTGGTAATAAACCTGATGCATGGGAGAAAGAGTTAAAGGCATTATGGTTCAAATGGCTGAAAGAAAAAAAAGACCTGAAAAAAGAAGCGTTGGGTCAGTTAGGTACCCTTCTTCCGTTGCAGCTTTCTAAAATACATGGGTATCAGACCATTGAGTAATTTACCGCAGGTGTTCTTTCAGAAAAGCAATCGCTTTCTGATGGGCATCTGCAGTTGCTTCTTTATTGAAGGATGGATTGCTGGGGTTGGCAAAACCATGACCGGCATCGTATTTGTAAGCCGTCAATTTTTTACCCAGGCCTTGCATATCGTGTTCAAATTGTGTGACCATTTCCGGAGAAGGACTTTTGTCTTTATTGCCAAAGAACCCGATCACATCGCAATGCAGTGCCTTCAATTTGGATAAGTCATTTTCTGGACGACCATAATACATAACGCATCCGGCTGCCTGGTTTCCGGCGAGTAAAGCTGTTTGTAAACTCCACATGCCGCCGAAACACCAACCAATCGTATAAATCTTTGCCTGCGCACCTGAATAGGTGATGGCACCTTTGATGATGCTTTCGAGCCTTTCTGTTTTAACTGCCCTCACCAGTTTCATCGCGCTGTCGGGTGTAGCGGCCACTTTTCCGTCGTACAAATCCAGGGCGAGCACATTCACATCGCCCAACTCCCTGGCCAGTGTCTCGCTTTCCCTTTTGATATAGTCGTTCAGTCCCCACCACTCCTGTATCACCAATATCCAGTTATTCGTTTTGTGTTTGCTTTTGATCTGGTATCCCATGGCCGGAGTTCCATCAGCCGCCTTGAAACTTACCGGTTCCCCGGTTGCATTTTCTAATTTATAATACAAAGGCTGCTCATGCATGGCGGCAAAAGCAGGCGTAATTGCTTCCTGGCGGTACTGTTCCCGTACATCGCCATTGAAGCAACTAGTGTAACAATCGGCACTCAACAGCCTGGGCTCTGGTGTTTTATACCGGTAGGCGAAAAAGGCTGCTGTACAAAAAGCAACGACTGCCAGGAATGCTATCTTTTTCATAATAGAGGGTTTTATAAAGATGTTCACCTCAAATTAACAATTCGCAACGGAACGAGAAAGAGTTGCCCCGCTATTTTTCAGTATCAAATTTTTTGCCGTACCTTTGTATGACCTCTGAGATATTTTATTATATCACAATCATTTCCCAGGTCAAATTTTTAATGGATTCACTGACACAGCAACAGCAACCCTGTTGATGGGTCATTTGGGTATTTTTTTGCATATAATAGATAAATTGATAAATAAAGCAGATCATGGCCAAGCACATTTTTGTTACCGGCGGGGTAACGAGTAGTTTAGGAAAAGGAATCATTGCTGCATCACTGGCGAAGTTATTGCAGGCAAGAGGGTTGAAAGTGACCATCCAGAAATTTGATCCCTATATCAATGTGGATCCCGGTACGCTCAACCCTTATGAGCACGGAGAATGTTATGTAACCGAAGATGGTGCTGAAACAGATCTCGACCTGGGGCATTATGAGCGTTTCCTGAATATTTACACTTCACAGGCGAACAACGTTACTACAGGCCGCATTTACCAAACAGTGATCAATAAAGAAAGGGCGGGAGATTTCCTGGGTAAAACCGTACAGGTGGTACCCCATATCACCGATGAGATCAAAAGAAGAATGCTCTTACTGGGTGAAGATGGCAAATATGACATCATCCTTACCGAAATAGGCGGTACGGTGGGTGACATCGAAAGTCTTCCCTTTATCGAGGCCGTACGCCAGTTGCAATGGGAACTGCCCGATGAAGACGTAATGGTGGTACACCTCACCCTCATCCCTTACCTGAAAGCGGCGAAGGAATTGAAAACTAAACCTACCCAGCATAGTGTGAAAATGCTGAGTGAAACAGGTGTGCATCCCGATATCATCGTATGTCGTACAGAAGAGCCCCTGGGTAACGATATCAAAAGAAAGATCGCATTGTTTTGTAATGTCAAACAGGAAGCAGTGATCGAAGCGATGGACGCACCCACCATCTACGAAGTGCCGCTGCTCATGTTGCGTGAAAAACTCGACCTGATCTGCCTGAAAAAACTGAACATACAGGGGTACAAAGAACCCGAACTGGAAAAATGGAAGGGCTTTCTCGATAAACTGAAATATCCTAAAAGCAAAGTCACCATTGGCTTGATCGGAAAATACATTGAACTGCAGGACGCTTATAAATCTATCCTCGAAAGTTTTGTACACGCCGGCGCCATCAACGAAGTAAAAGTGCAGGTAGTGAATGTACACAGCGAATACATCACCACAGATAATGTGGCAGAAAAACTGGAAGGACTGGATGGATTACTGGTTGCACCGGGTTTTGGCCTGAGGGGTATTGAAGGAAAGATCGTGGCGGTGCAATATGCCCGTGAAAAAGGATTGCCTTTCTTTGGTATCTGTTTGGGTATGCAGATGGCGGTGATTGAATTTGCTAGGAATGTACTCGGACTAACCAACGCACACTCAACAGAAATGGATACGTCTACCGGCAATGCGGTGATCAGCATGATGGAAGAACAGAAAAAGATCAAGATGATGGGTGGCACCATGCGATTGGGCGCTTATCCTTGTGTAATCAAAGAAGGATCACTGGCACACCGTATTTATGGTGAAACCCATATCAGTGAAAGGCACCGTCATCGTTATGAATTCAACAATGAATACCTGGAGCAGCTAGAAGCGCATGGTATGTATGCAAGTGGATATAACCCCGAAACAGGATTGGTAGAGATCATTGAAATACCCCAGCACCCATTCTTTATTGGTGTGCAATACCACCCTGAATTAAAAAGTACCGTAGAGAAACCCGCTCCGCTGTTTGTGAGTTTTGTAGAAGCGGCAAAAAAATACAATGATCAGAAAGAACAAGTGAAGAAGCCAAGCCTTGTTGGAGAAAAGATCTAAATAATATTTTGCCCTGGGCTTAAGCCCAGGGCAAAGAGGAATAAAAGAAGGGGCTGCATAAAGTTTACGCAGCCCCTTCTTTTATTCCTCTTAAGGTTTTGAGGATGTTGTTTTTGATTTGATATAATCCGCCATTTCTTTGGCGCCGGCAGTTTCTTTTTTGCTAAGGATGTTTCCCAAAATCATTCCATTAATATAAGGGTCGGTTTGTTCACGTGCCTGTGAAGGAATAGCATTTCTAAAGGCAACGATCAGGTCTACTCCGCGACGAAATTGTGCGGGATTGGTGAGCTTGCCAACAAATTCCCCGAAAGACATCAGAAAAGTGAATTTCTCCTGGCTTACAGGCATGGCAGCAAACTTTTCCGCTACTGTTTCAAAATTATTTTCACCACCATAAGAGACCAGTACATCGGTAACCGCTAATAACAACTTGCCTTTGTTCTTTTCGCCGGAAAGACGGGTGGCTTCTTTCAACGCAGTTGCAGAATCGATGCCAGCTAATGCTTTCAGTGCTTCACCAGATACAGAATACGATGAATCGCTCACGGCAGAAAGGAAGAAGTTTCTATATTGACTGAGCTTAAGCTTACCCAATTCTGCGATGGCTTCTGCTCTTGTTATGCGGCTGGAATCTTTCTTTGCAATGGCTTCTATCCTGGCAATCGTAGGCGCATCCAATGTAGCGGAACCAAAACTGCCAAGCGCTTTCAAACGAATGCGATAGAAAGGATCGCTGAGGGCTTCGTACACTAATTGGTAAGCTGCCGGGTCTTTGATTTTTTTGCTGGCAAATTCAACAGCCTCTCTTCTGTCGAGGTAATTGCCGGCATGCTTGTATTGGAAAATGAACTCTTCGAGGCCCTTATTGTCTTTTTTATCGGCCAGTACCATTTTGTCGGCGTCTACATTCACCAGGTTAGGCTTTGCGCTTACTGTAAACAGGAAGCTGTCTACTTTATTTTCCACCCACACCTGGTGTCTTTGCTTTTGTGATCCTGTATATACATCAATGGCCAGGGGCAGTTTGAATACCTTGTCGCCTGACTGCGTTTGTTTGATGATCACTTTTTGTATATGCCTTCCGGCATCGTATGCATAACTAATGTCGAGCTTAGGATGACCATTGCCAAAATACCATTGGTTGAAAAACCAGTTCAGGTCCTTACCTGTAACTTCTTCAAATGCCAATCGCAGTTTGTGGGCATTGCCGTTACCATATTTGTAAGTGGTAAGATATTTATTAAGCGATGCAAAGAAGGCGTCGTCGCCTACATAATTACGCAGCATGTGCAGGATACGGCCGCCTTTGTTGTAACTCACCCGGTCGAACATATCTTCTTTATCGCGGTAATAAAAACGAACCAGGTCACGGTCGGTATCGGTACTCCTGAGGTATTCCTGCATCTCTTTGTATTGTTCGAAACCAGCTTCGTCTTTCCCGTATTTATGTTCAAACCAGAGGTATTGGCTATAGTCGGCAAAACTTTCATTCACCGTAAGATTACTCCAGCTTTCAGCAGTTACCAGGTCGCCAAACCACTGGTGAAAAAGTTCATGGGCGATCACACTTTCCCAGGCATTGCCATCAACAAGTTCCCGCGCATCCTGCTGGGCGCTTTCCTGGTGCAGGGTAGCGGTAGTATTTTCCATGGCACCGCTTACATAGTCGCGGCCAACGATCTGACTGTATTTAGGCCAGGGATATTCAATGCCCAGTTTCTCAGAATAGAAACGGATCATTTCGGGCGTATAACCAAAAATTTTACGGGCTACTTTCTCGTATTCTTTCTCCACATAATAACTTACTTCCTTGCCTTTGTAACTGTCTTTCACAACAGCATAATCACCCACACCAATGAAGAAAAGATAAGGCGCATGCGATTGGGTCATGACCCAGGTATCGGTGCGGGTACCATCGGCGTTTTTAGCCTGTTTGGTCATTAAGCCATTGGAAAGTGAAACATATTTTGCAGGAACCGTGAGGTTGAATAATTGTGTAGACTTCTGGTTGGGCCTGTCGATCGTGGGTATCCAAACAGAAGTGCCTTCTGTTTCACCCTGTGTCCATATCTGCGTAGGCTTGTCTTTTTCTTCTCCTTTCGGATTGATAAAATACAGTCCCTTGGCATCGGTGATGGCCGCACTGCCTTCGGTCTTGAATTCGTTGGGCTTGGCGGTGTAATCGATGAATACGGTGTAAGACTCATTCTTTTTGTAGACCTTATCAAGTTTGATATCCAGGAAGAAACTGTCGTAAGCGTATTTCAGCGAAACCTGTGCACCGCTGGCTTTAACAAGGGCTACTTTGTGGATATCCATTCCTTTGGCATCGAGCCGGAGAGAATCGGTTGAATAAAAATGCGGCTTCAAAGTAAGCCATACTTTTCCGTTGAGGTAGGCATGCTCATAATCGAAGCGGGCGTCGAGACGGGTGTGTACGAGGTCGTTGACCTTGGTGGCAAATGCACGGTAGATCTTTTTCCATCCGTCGTCGGTGTTCCCGGATGGTTGAGATGATGCCATCACCGCTGAAAATAAGGTAATGGCGAGTAAGAGTTTTTTCATGAAATAGTTTTAGCTTTTCAATGTTAAAGATAACCGGGAAGATTATTGAAACGAGTATAATTTTACGAACGGAGCGCCGGAACCCTTTGCTGTATAGTGATGGCAAGTAGGGTTTTTAAGTATTTTTGTAAAAACAACAGATGTTCATGGGAGGTAAGCGTACTATTTTTTGTTTGATCTTATCGTTGCTGATGGCGTTGATCTTCGGTAGTGCAGAAGCGCAACATGCACGGTATATCTATATTCAGTCTGAAAACAACCAGCCTTATTATGTGAAGCTGAACGGCGCCAACTATAGTTCCAATACCAGCGGATATCTGCTGGTGCCACAATTGAACAGCGGTGATTACACTATTTTGCTGGGTTTTCCCAGGAGTATGAATGAATATGCATTTAAGATTCAACTGGGACAAGACGACCGTGGTTTTTCGTTGAAACAAGGAGTTGACAATAGTTGGACGCTTTTCGATATGGTCAGCTTCAACATCATCAAAGGCACGGCGGCAACGGCTAAAACAGAAGAGAAGCCTGCTGATGAGCCGGTAGCAACAGAAGAAAAGCCGGTAGTAACAGAGGAAAAACCGGTTGTGAAGCGGAAGGAACAAAAAGCTGCCGAATCTAAAAATATAGTGACTACAGAAATAAAGCAGGGGGCGCCGGTGAGTACGGCCAGTGCAGCAGAAAAAAGACCACAGGCTGGTTCGCTCATCCGGAAGATATACGAAAAAACGGGAGCAGATGGGGTAGACCTGGTTTATGTAGTACCCAATGGCAATAAGGCCGATACGGTCATTCTTTTTGTGCCGCACATTTCAAAATAACAGGCATGGCGAGGTATTTCCTGGAAGTGGCATATATGGGAACGCATTACAGCGGCTTCCAGGTGCAGGATCATCATCGCACGATACAGTCGGAACTTACAAGGTCGCTGGAAGTCTTATTCAGAGCGCCTTTTGCGCTTACCGGTTCATCGCGGACAGATGCAGGGGTACATGCTTTGCAGAATTTTTTTCATGTAGATACAGCGCTGGAATTGACGGATAAGCATGTGTATAATCTCAATGCCATCCTGCTGCCCGATGTGGCGGTAAAAAGTATACGCCGAATGCCCGATGGGGCCCATTGCCGCTTCGATGCCATCGCCCGGGCATACCGTTATCATATTTATCGCCATAAAGATCCTTTTCTGAAAGACAGGGGCTGGCTCTATCCTTATCCGCTCAATAAGGCCCTGTTGGATGAGGCGGCGGGGGTATTGATGGATTATCGAGATTTTACGTCTTTTTCCAAACGGAACACCCAGGTGAAGACTTTCCAGTGTACGATTCAACGGTCGGCATGGGAGGCCGTGGATAACGGGCTTGTTTACCGGGTAAAAGCCAATCGTTTTCTGAGAGGAATGGTGCGCGGATTGGTAGGAACGATGTTGAAAGTAGGAAGGGAACAAATCAGCATAGATGATTTTAAACAGATCATAGAAGCGCGTAACTGTACGCTGGCCGATTTTACTACGCCGCCGCAAGGCTTGTTTCTGGAAGCCGTGATATACCCTGATGGATACTTCTCTTAAAAAACTATGGTGCTGAAACCCTTTGTTGATAAGCGTTTCAGAAAATGTGTGTTTTATTTTTTCAAATTTATTTGGAAGTGCAATTAAACTGTATATCTTTGCAACCCGTTTGTAAAAAAAGCGGGATAGTTCTTGGAGGTGGGGGTAGGAAAAAAGGCAGGAAAAAGTGTGAGATAGATTTGGAGGGAATGGTGAGAATAGCTACTTTTGCACCCCGGTTAAAAACGACGTAAAGCCCTTCGGGGTTTAAGTATACGGAAGGTCTTTGAAAATTTGGAAACAACAGCAGCAAGAATAATATCTTGTAAGGTTTTTAAGCAATCAAAAAACACAAATATCCGACGTTAATTTCGAGAGAAGTTAAGTCAGATCAAACAACATTTACAATGGAGAGTTTGATCCTGGCTCAGGATGAACGCTAGCGGCAGGCTTAATACATGCAAGTCGAGGGGCAGCAGCTTTATAGCAATATAGAGGCTGGCGACCGGCAAACGGGTGCGGAACACGTACACAACCTTCCTTTAAGAGGGGGATAGCCCATAGAAATGTGGATTAATACCCCGTAATATTATTGAAGTGGCATCACTTTATAATTATAGTTACGACGCTTGAAGATGGGTGTGCGGCTGATTAGGTAGTTGGCGGGGTAAAGGCCCACCAAGCCTTCGATCAGTAGCTGATGTGAGAGCATGATCAGCCACACGGGCACTGAGACACGGGCCCGACTCCTACGGGAGGCAGCAGTAAGGAATATTGGTCAATGGACGCAAGTCTGAACCAGCCATGCCGCGTGAAGGATGAAGGTCCTCTGGATTGTAAACTTCTTTTATAGGGGGCGAAAAAAGGGAATTCTTTCTCACTTGACAGTACCCTATGAATAAGCACCGGCTAACTCCGTGCCAGCAGCCGCGGTAATACGGAGGGTGCAAGCGTTATCCGGATTCACTGGGTTTAAAGGGTGCGTAGGCGGGTTTATAAGTCAGTGGTGAAATCCTGGAGCTTAACTCCAGAACTGCCATTGATACTATGGATCTTGAATATGGTGGAGGTAAGCGGAATATGTCATGTAGCGGTGAAATGCATAGATATGACATAGAACACCTATTGCGAAGGCAGCTTACTACGCCTATATTGACGCTGAGGCACGAAAGCGTGGGGATCAAACAGGATTAGATACCCTGGTAGTCCACGCCCTAAACGATGATTACTCGACGTATGCGATACACAGTATGCGTCTGAGCGAAAGCATTAAGTAATCCACCTGGGAAGTACGACCGCAAGGTTGAAACTCAAAGGAATTGGCGGGGGTCCGCACAAGCGGTGGAGCATGTGGTTTAATTCGATGATACGCGAGGAACCTTACCTGGGCTAGAATGCAGTCTGACCGTGGGTGAAAGCTCATTTCGTAGCAATACGCAGATTGTAAGGTGCTGCATGGCTGTCGTCAGCTCGTGCCGTGAGGTGTTGGGTTAAGTCCCGCAACGAGCGCAACCCCTATCATTAGTTGCCAACAGGTAAAGCTGGGAACTCTAGTGAAACTGCCGTCGTAAGACGCGAGGAAGGAGGGGATGATGTCAAGTCATCATGGCCTTTATGCCCAGGGCTACACACGTGCTACAATGGGGTGGACAAAGGGCTGCGA
Coding sequences within it:
- a CDS encoding CHAD domain-containing protein yields the protein MVSIVDYLKPCSIDIPVLEIRVAVMEINNASHIIHDYFQKLSKHITRIKKRYDEEDIHAFRINVKKLSAFLSMLQSGVTSKKDLLKLPHRIKKIYSLIGKIRDRQLCIEKIKEYNTANLKLFQNPIAELKKEIKQIEGKRKSFLKRKELSEIEHEITHVIPRKAGNRLIQTFLAEKLSTILAVIAKEQYADEELHIIRKNMKGMLYIKYLYKNANKIPLPFSFWDQNQWKKVEDISNILGMFIDRGVALNLLETTAGNKPDAWEKELKALWFKWLKEKKDLKKEALGQLGTLLPLQLSKIHGYQTIE
- the proC gene encoding pyrroline-5-carboxylate reductase codes for the protein MSKKIAIIGGGNLGMAMAEGLVNSHFIKPEHLVVTKRNISTLKSLETKGVMVSNDNSEAVRYAEWIILAVKPFQIKEVLTSLQPLLDPQKHVLVSVVTGVWIKDIQKIVGDRFAVFRAMPNTAIAIQQSMTCICAHQASEEQIQYVSALFDQLGRSVFIEEKLMDAATVLGACGTAYAMRYIRANIQGGIEIGFSAATASLIAAQTVKGAAELLLQKNTHPEQEIDKVTTPKGCTIAGLNEMEHQGFSSSLIKGIVTSYRKIIDDM
- the truA gene encoding tRNA pseudouridine(38-40) synthase TruA; the protein is MARYFLEVAYMGTHYSGFQVQDHHRTIQSELTRSLEVLFRAPFALTGSSRTDAGVHALQNFFHVDTALELTDKHVYNLNAILLPDVAVKSIRRMPDGAHCRFDAIARAYRYHIYRHKDPFLKDRGWLYPYPLNKALLDEAAGVLMDYRDFTSFSKRNTQVKTFQCTIQRSAWEAVDNGLVYRVKANRFLRGMVRGLVGTMLKVGREQISIDDFKQIIEARNCTLADFTTPPQGLFLEAVIYPDGYFS
- a CDS encoding dienelactone hydrolase family protein, which gives rise to MKKIAFLAVVAFCTAAFFAYRYKTPEPRLLSADCYTSCFNGDVREQYRQEAITPAFAAMHEQPLYYKLENATGEPVSFKAADGTPAMGYQIKSKHKTNNWILVIQEWWGLNDYIKRESETLARELGDVNVLALDLYDGKVAATPDSAMKLVRAVKTERLESIIKGAITYSGAQAKIYTIGWCFGGMWSLQTALLAGNQAAGCVMYYGRPENDLSKLKALHCDVIGFFGNKDKSPSPEMVTQFEHDMQGLGKKLTAYKYDAGHGFANPSNPSFNKEATADAHQKAIAFLKEHLR
- a CDS encoding M1 family metallopeptidase produces the protein MKKLLLAITLFSAVMASSQPSGNTDDGWKKIYRAFATKVNDLVHTRLDARFDYEHAYLNGKVWLTLKPHFYSTDSLRLDAKGMDIHKVALVKASGAQVSLKYAYDSFFLDIKLDKVYKKNESYTVFIDYTAKPNEFKTEGSAAITDAKGLYFINPKGEEKDKPTQIWTQGETEGTSVWIPTIDRPNQKSTQLFNLTVPAKYVSLSNGLMTKQAKNADGTRTDTWVMTQSHAPYLFFIGVGDYAVVKDSYKGKEVSYYVEKEYEKVARKIFGYTPEMIRFYSEKLGIEYPWPKYSQIVGRDYVSGAMENTTATLHQESAQQDARELVDGNAWESVIAHELFHQWFGDLVTAESWSNLTVNESFADYSQYLWFEHKYGKDEAGFEQYKEMQEYLRSTDTDRDLVRFYYRDKEDMFDRVSYNKGGRILHMLRNYVGDDAFFASLNKYLTTYKYGNGNAHKLRLAFEEVTGKDLNWFFNQWYFGNGHPKLDISYAYDAGRHIQKVIIKQTQSGDKVFKLPLAIDVYTGSQKQRHQVWVENKVDSFLFTVSAKPNLVNVDADKMVLADKKDNKGLEEFIFQYKHAGNYLDRREAVEFASKKIKDPAAYQLVYEALSDPFYRIRLKALGSFGSATLDAPTIARIEAIAKKDSSRITRAEAIAELGKLKLSQYRNFFLSAVSDSSYSVSGEALKALAGIDSATALKEATRLSGEKNKGKLLLAVTDVLVSYGGENNFETVAEKFAAMPVSQEKFTFLMSFGEFVGKLTNPAQFRRGVDLIVAFRNAIPSQAREQTDPYINGMILGNILSKKETAGAKEMADYIKSKTTSSKP
- a CDS encoding CTP synthase, translating into MAKHIFVTGGVTSSLGKGIIAASLAKLLQARGLKVTIQKFDPYINVDPGTLNPYEHGECYVTEDGAETDLDLGHYERFLNIYTSQANNVTTGRIYQTVINKERAGDFLGKTVQVVPHITDEIKRRMLLLGEDGKYDIILTEIGGTVGDIESLPFIEAVRQLQWELPDEDVMVVHLTLIPYLKAAKELKTKPTQHSVKMLSETGVHPDIIVCRTEEPLGNDIKRKIALFCNVKQEAVIEAMDAPTIYEVPLLMLREKLDLICLKKLNIQGYKEPELEKWKGFLDKLKYPKSKVTIGLIGKYIELQDAYKSILESFVHAGAINEVKVQVVNVHSEYITTDNVAEKLEGLDGLLVAPGFGLRGIEGKIVAVQYAREKGLPFFGICLGMQMAVIEFARNVLGLTNAHSTEMDTSTGNAVISMMEEQKKIKMMGGTMRLGAYPCVIKEGSLAHRIYGETHISERHRHRYEFNNEYLEQLEAHGMYASGYNPETGLVEIIEIPQHPFFIGVQYHPELKSTVEKPAPLFVSFVEAAKKYNDQKEQVKKPSLVGEKI
- the rfaD gene encoding ADP-glyceromanno-heptose 6-epimerase, producing MPEQPYIIVTGAAGFIGSCMVQYLNEFGFHQLVLVDDFGIEAKRKNWEHKKYAHIVERYNLMDWLNDHQPAVACVIHLGARTDTTEFDYSIHEALNVQYSKEVWQYCTALNIPLIYASSAATYGDGALGYNDDHAVVAQLHPLNPYGVSKNEFDKWALAQEEQPPCWAGLKFFNVYGPNEYHKGRMASVIWHAFNQIQKEGVVKLFRSHKEGFKDGEQLRDFVYVKDVIKVMGWMMHVMLNGAWSAAKNGLYNLGTGKARSFNDLVKATFAGLDKAPNIVFIDMPEDIRDKYQYFTEANMQKLHHAGYTDDFYSLEEGVNDYVRHYLATMQYF